The following proteins are co-located in the Festucalex cinctus isolate MCC-2025b chromosome 15, RoL_Fcin_1.0, whole genome shotgun sequence genome:
- the LOC144002811 gene encoding uncharacterized protein LOC144002811 → MNRPRKDPAGSRCRPARRRPAPRRHQPVDQPRSLYTEEEAEATQATACAAAAAAPGRFACAAAAPGRFACAAAAAAPGRFACAAAAAAPGRFACAAAAAAPGRFACAAAAAAPGRFACAAAAAAPGRFACAAAAAAPGRFARAATSCSSSGGAWNAAATFCSSSGGAWNAAATFCSSEKLSFSIAKR, encoded by the exons atgaaccgaccacgaaaggacccagcagggagccggtgccgaccggcacgacgtcggccagctcccagacgccatcagcctgttgaccaaccccgttcCCTCTAT acagaggaggaggcagaggcgacccaagccacagcctgtgccgctgccgccgcagcccctggccgcttcgcctgtgccgccgcagcccctggccgcttcgcctgtgccgctgccgccgcagcccctggccgcttcgcctgtgccgctgccgccgcagcccctggccgcttcgcctgtgccgctgccgccgcagcccctggccgcttcgcctgtgccgctgccgccgcagcccctggccgcttcgcctgtgccgctgccgccgcagcccctggccgcttcgcctgtgccgctgccgccgcagcccctggccgcttcgcccgggccgccacctcctgttcctcgtcaggcggcgcatggaatgcggccgccaccttctgttcctcgtcaggcggcgcatggaatgcggccgccaccttctgttcctc GGAGAAACTGTCATTTTCCATAGCCAAAAGGTAA